In a single window of the Dryobates pubescens isolate bDryPub1 chromosome Z, bDryPub1.pri, whole genome shotgun sequence genome:
- the NAMPT gene encoding nicotinamide phosphoribosyltransferase isoform X1: MECAAAGAEFNILLATDSYKVTHYKQYPPNTSKVYSYFECREKKTENSKLRKVKYEETVFYGLQYILNKYLKGKVVTKEKIKEAKEVYREHFQDDVFNEKGWNYILEKYDGHLPIEIKAVPEGSVIPRGNVLFTVENTDPECYWLTNWIETILVQSWYPITVATNSREQKKILAKYLLETSGSLEGLEYKLHDFGYRGVSSQETAGIGASAHLVNFKGTDTVAGIALIKKYYGTKDPVPGYSVPAAEHSTITAWGKDHEKDAFEHIVMQFSSVPVSVVSDSYDIYNACEKIWGDDLRHIIEGRSPEAPLIIRPDSGNPLDTVLKVLEILGKKFPITENSKGYKLLPPYLRVIQGDGVDINTLQEGMLVEQIVEGMKKNKWSIENIAFGSGGALLQKLTRDLLNCSFKCSYVVTNGLGVNVFKDPVADPNKRSKKGRLSLHRTPAGDYVTLEEGKGDLEEYGQDLLHTVFKNGKVTKSYSFDEVRQNARLKNSEIEMASH, translated from the exons ATGGAGTGCGCTGCGGCGGGGGCTGAGTTCAACATCCTTCTCGCCACTGACTCCTACAAG GTTACACACTACAAGCAATATCCACCTAATACAAGCAAAGTATATTCCTACTTTGAATGTCGTGAAAAGAAGACTGAAAATTCCAAATTAAGGAAAGTGAAATATGAAGAAACTGTTTTTTACGGCTTGCAGTACATActgaataaatatttaaaag GTAAAGTGGTGACCAAAGAGAAAATCAAGGAAGCCAAAGAAGTATATAGGGAGCATTTTCAAGATGATGTCTTCAACGAAAAGGGATGGAACTACATTCTGGAG AAATATGATGGCCATCTTCCTATAGAAATAAAGGCTGTTCCTGAGGGCTCTGTAATTCCCAGAGGAAATGTTCTTTTCACAGTAGAAAACACAGATCCAGAGTGCTACTGGCTCACAAATTGGATTGAG ACTATTCTCGTCCAGTCGTGGTATCCAATCACAGTGGCTACAAACTcaagagaacagaaaaagatTTTGGCCAAGTATTTGCTAGAGACATCTGGCAGCTTAGAAGGACTGGAGTATAAACTGCATGACTTTGGCTACAGAGGAGTTTCTTCACAAGAG ACGGCAGGAATAGGAGCTTCAGCTCATTTGGTAAACTTCAAAGGAACCGACACTGTAGCAGGAATTGCATTAATTAAAAAGTACTATGGTACAAAAGATCCAGTTCCAGGATATtctgttccagcagctgaacaCAG TACCATAACAGCCTGGGGTAAAGATCATGAAAAAGATGCTTTTGAACACATAGTGATGCAGTTTTCTTCAGTGCCTGTATCTGTGGTTAGTGACAGCTACGACATTTACAATGCTTGTGAAAAAATATGGGGTGATGACTTAAGGCATATAATTGAAGGCCGGAGTCCAGAGGCACCACTTATTATTCGACCAGATTCTGGGAACCCCCTTGACACTGTTTTAAAG GTCTTGGAGATCTTAGGGAAGAAGTTTCCCATTACAGAGAACTCAAAAGGCTACAAGTTGCTGCCACCATATCTCAGAGTTATTCAAGGGGATGGTGTGGATATCAACACATTGCAAGAG GGGATGCTGGTAGAACAg ATTGTGGAAGGAATGAAGAAGAATAAATGGAGTATTGAGAACATTGCCTTTGGATCTGGTGGAGCTTTATTGCAGAAACTAACCAGAGATCTCTTAAACTGTTCCTTCAAATGTAGTTACGTTGTAACCAACGGTCTCGGG GTAAACGTTTTCAAGGATCCAGTTGCAGATCCAAACAAAAGGTCGAAGAAAGGACGACTGTCACTGCATAGAACACCTGCTGGAGATTATGTGACACTTGAAGAAGGCAAGGGAGATCTTGAAGAGTATGGACAG GATCTCCTTCATACAGTATTTAAGAATGGAAAGGTAACGAAGTCATATTCATTTGATGAAGTAAGACAAAATGCCAGACTGAAGAACAGTGAAATAGAAATGGCGTCTCACTAA
- the NAMPT gene encoding nicotinamide phosphoribosyltransferase isoform X2, with protein sequence MECAAAGAEFNILLATDSYKVTHYKQYPPNTSKVYSYFECREKKTENSKLRKVKYEETVFYGLQYILNKYLKGKVVTKEKIKEAKEVYREHFQDDVFNEKGWNYILEKYDGHLPIEIKAVPEGSVIPRGNVLFTVENTDPECYWLTNWIETILVQSWYPITVATNSREQKKILAKYLLETSGSLEGLEYKLHDFGYRGVSSQETAGIGASAHLVNFKGTDTVAGIALIKKYYGTKDPVPGYSVPAAEHSTITAWGKDHEKDAFEHIVMQFSSVPVSVVSDSYDIYNACEKIWGDDLRHIIEGRSPEAPLIIRPDSGNPLDTVLKVLEILGKKFPITENSKGYKLLPPYLRVIQGDGVDINTLQEIVEGMKKNKWSIENIAFGSGGALLQKLTRDLLNCSFKCSYVVTNGLGVNVFKDPVADPNKRSKKGRLSLHRTPAGDYVTLEEGKGDLEEYGQDLLHTVFKNGKVTKSYSFDEVRQNARLKNSEIEMASH encoded by the exons ATGGAGTGCGCTGCGGCGGGGGCTGAGTTCAACATCCTTCTCGCCACTGACTCCTACAAG GTTACACACTACAAGCAATATCCACCTAATACAAGCAAAGTATATTCCTACTTTGAATGTCGTGAAAAGAAGACTGAAAATTCCAAATTAAGGAAAGTGAAATATGAAGAAACTGTTTTTTACGGCTTGCAGTACATActgaataaatatttaaaag GTAAAGTGGTGACCAAAGAGAAAATCAAGGAAGCCAAAGAAGTATATAGGGAGCATTTTCAAGATGATGTCTTCAACGAAAAGGGATGGAACTACATTCTGGAG AAATATGATGGCCATCTTCCTATAGAAATAAAGGCTGTTCCTGAGGGCTCTGTAATTCCCAGAGGAAATGTTCTTTTCACAGTAGAAAACACAGATCCAGAGTGCTACTGGCTCACAAATTGGATTGAG ACTATTCTCGTCCAGTCGTGGTATCCAATCACAGTGGCTACAAACTcaagagaacagaaaaagatTTTGGCCAAGTATTTGCTAGAGACATCTGGCAGCTTAGAAGGACTGGAGTATAAACTGCATGACTTTGGCTACAGAGGAGTTTCTTCACAAGAG ACGGCAGGAATAGGAGCTTCAGCTCATTTGGTAAACTTCAAAGGAACCGACACTGTAGCAGGAATTGCATTAATTAAAAAGTACTATGGTACAAAAGATCCAGTTCCAGGATATtctgttccagcagctgaacaCAG TACCATAACAGCCTGGGGTAAAGATCATGAAAAAGATGCTTTTGAACACATAGTGATGCAGTTTTCTTCAGTGCCTGTATCTGTGGTTAGTGACAGCTACGACATTTACAATGCTTGTGAAAAAATATGGGGTGATGACTTAAGGCATATAATTGAAGGCCGGAGTCCAGAGGCACCACTTATTATTCGACCAGATTCTGGGAACCCCCTTGACACTGTTTTAAAG GTCTTGGAGATCTTAGGGAAGAAGTTTCCCATTACAGAGAACTCAAAAGGCTACAAGTTGCTGCCACCATATCTCAGAGTTATTCAAGGGGATGGTGTGGATATCAACACATTGCAAGAG ATTGTGGAAGGAATGAAGAAGAATAAATGGAGTATTGAGAACATTGCCTTTGGATCTGGTGGAGCTTTATTGCAGAAACTAACCAGAGATCTCTTAAACTGTTCCTTCAAATGTAGTTACGTTGTAACCAACGGTCTCGGG GTAAACGTTTTCAAGGATCCAGTTGCAGATCCAAACAAAAGGTCGAAGAAAGGACGACTGTCACTGCATAGAACACCTGCTGGAGATTATGTGACACTTGAAGAAGGCAAGGGAGATCTTGAAGAGTATGGACAG GATCTCCTTCATACAGTATTTAAGAATGGAAAGGTAACGAAGTCATATTCATTTGATGAAGTAAGACAAAATGCCAGACTGAAGAACAGTGAAATAGAAATGGCGTCTCACTAA